TCAGGATGATGTCGGTGACGTCCTCCTTCACCCCGGGCACGGTGGAGAACTCGTGGAGGACGCCCTCGATGCGGATGCTGGTGACGGCCGCACCGGGGATCGAGGAGAGCAGCGTACGGCGCAGCGAGTTGCCGATCGTGTAGCCGAAGCCCGGCTCCAGCGGCTCGATGGTGAACCGCGACCGGTACTCGTCGACCTGCTCCTCGGTGAGAGTGGGACGCTGAGCGATGAGCATGGTGGTGCCTACTTTCCGCGGTGCCCGCTATTTGACTACCGCGTCTCTGGTTGTTCCCCGAACCGCCGGGATCCCACGGAGCGCACCGCGGGATCCCGGCGGACGATGAGCCCTTACTTGGAGTAGAGCTCGACGATCAGCTGCTCCTGGACGGGAGCGTCGATCTGCTGCCGGGTCGGCAGCGAGTGCACGAAGATCCGCATCTTCTCGCCGTCCACCCCGAGCCACGCCGGGACGGGACGCTCGCCGACCTCGGCCTTGGCGACCTGGAACGGCGTGGTCTCCAGCGACTTCGGCTTGACGTCGACGATGTCGGCCTCCTTCACGAGGGCCGACGGGATGTTGACCTTCTTGCCGTTGACCCGGATGTGGCCGTGGCGGATGAGCTGGCGGGCCATGTCACGGGACTTGGCGAAGCCCCCGCGGTAGACCACGTTGTCGAGCCGGCGCTCCAGCAGGGTGAGCAGGTTGTCGCCCGTCTTGCCCTGCTGGCGGTTCGCCTCGACGTAGTACTTGTGGAACTGCCGCTCCAGCACGCCGTAGATGCGCCGCGCCTTCTGCTTCTCGCGAAGCTGCAGCAGGTACTCGGTCTCCTTCGGCCGGCCGCGACCGTGCTCACCCGGAGGGTAGGGACGGATCTCGATCGGGCACTTGGGACCCTCGCACTTGCTGCCCTTGAGGAACAGCTTCATCTTCTCGCGGCGGCAGAGCTTGCAGTCCGCACCGGTGTAACGAGCCATTGTTCTGAATCTCCCCGGTCTCAGACGCGCCGACGCTTCGGCGGGCGGCAGCCGTTGTGCGGAACGGGCGTGACGTCCTGGATCGAGCCCACCTCGAGGCCGGTCGCCTGCAGCGACCGGATGGCGGTCTCGCGGCCCGAGCCCGGGCCCTTCACGAAGACGTCGACCTTGCGCATGCCGTGCTCCATCGCGCGCCGGGCGGCGGACTCGGCGGCCTGCTGCGCGGCGAACGGGGTGGACTTGCGCGAGCCCTTGAACCCCACGTGGCCCGAGGAGGCCCAGGAGATCACGTTGCCGTTGGGGTCGGTGATCGAAACGATCGTGTTGTTGAACGTGCTCTTGATGTGGGCGTGCCCGTGAGCGACGTTCTTCTTCTCCTTGCGGCGCACCTTCTTGGCGCCGACACGGCTCTTAGGAGGCATCTGCTCTCTCTACTCTCGAGGTCATCGATCCGGACGGGCCGGCGGGCCCGCGCGCGGACTACTTCTTGCCGACCTTCTTCTTGCCGGCCACGGTCTTCTTCTTGCCCTTGCGGGTGCGCGCGTTGGTCTGCGTGCGCTGACCGTGCACGGGAAGCCCGCGGCGGTGCCGGATGCCCTGGTAGGACCCGATCTCGATCTTGCGGCGGATGTCCGCCTGGACCTCGCGGCGAAGGTCGCCCTCGATCTTGTAGTTCGCGTCGATCCAGTCGCGGAGCTTCACCAGCTCCTCGTCGCCCAGCTGGTGGACGCGCAGATCCGGGTTGACGCCGGTCCCTGCGAGGGTCTCCTTCGCCCTGGTCCGGCCGATGCCGAAAATGTAGGTGAGAGCGACCTCCACGCGCTTCTCGCGCGGGAGGTCGACGCCGAGTAGGCGTGCCATGTGGGCAGTTTCCCTTCGTATCGCGGAGGTATGGACGCACCGCGTCCGCACACACCCTGCCCGGGTGGCGGCCCCGGCCTCCGGCGGTCCCGGGGGTGACCCCTCCGCACGACTCCGCCGTACGCCCCCGGAGAGACGTACGGCCGGCGATGCGAAGGCTGCGATGCGCTTGTCTGTTGGTCGGACGGACTGCCGTCAGCCCTGGCGCTGCTTGTGACGCGGGTCAGAGCAGATGACCATGACCCGGCCGTGCCGGCGGATGACGCGGCACTTGTTGCAGATCTTCTTGACGCTCGGCTTGACCTTCACTGGGTCTCCTAGATCAGGGTCACCCCCGCGCCGCCACACGCGGGGAAGGCAACCCCAGTGGGATGGGTGGGTTCACTTGTACCGGTAGACGATCCGACCGCGCGTGAGGTCGTAGGGGCTCAGCTCCACAACGACGCGGTCGTCAGGCAGGATCCGGATGTAGTGCATCCGCATCTTGCCGCTGATGTGGGCGAGCACCTTGTGCCCGTTGTCGAGCTCCACCCTGAACATGGCGTTCGGCAGCGACTCGATGACGGTGCCCTCGATCTCGATGGCCCCTTCTTTCTTGGGCATGTCCTCCGCGCTTCACTGGTCGGCTCATTGGACTCGGACCGGGCTCCCGAGGGAGAATCGACCGCAACCCACCGCCACGACGCGCGAAGCGTCCGGAACAGGGAATCAGGCGGTCGCCGACGGACCGACAAGGAAGTCTACGTCAACCGGTCGCGGAATGCGAAATCAGCGCATGATACGGGCCGGGAGACCGGTTCCCAGCCAACCATACCGCGCCCGCGCGTTGTACCTTTCAGGAGAGATACGTTCGAGGAGGATCAGCATGCCGAGCTATGACTTCGCGCTGATCCTGAGCCGTCCCTTCCACGAGGACGAGCTGGACCCGCTGTTCGACCGCACGCACGGCGCGGTCACGGTCTCGATCGCCAGCGACGCTCCAGCCCCCGCCCACCGCTCGCCGGTCGACGAGCTCCGCTCGGCCGAGCGCCGGGGCAACGCGTCCTGCTCCTGGACGGGCCCCACCCTCGCCGCGGCGATCATGGAGGTGGTCGAGCACGTCGAGGCCAGCGCGCCGGGCGTGCACGTCCTGCAGGTCGAGGCCGACCCGCTGCTGACCATCCGCGACATCGCCGAGCGCGTCGGGCGCTCCCTCGACTCCGTCCGGCACGCCATCACCGGCGCGCGCGGCGCCGCCGGGTTCCCCTCGTCGGAGATGTCGTCGGCCGGGCACCGGCTGTGGCGCTGGTCCAAGGTCGCCGCCTGGTACGGCATCGAGGACCCTCAGCTCGTCGAGGCGAAGCCGACCGTCCAGGCGATCAACGGCTGGCTCGCCCTCCGCGACGTCGTCCCCGACGTGGCGCCCGCACCCGAGGAGGTCACCTCGGCGCTGTCCCTGGTCATCCCGCACGTCGCCTGAGCGAAGCCCGGGACGTTCACCAGGCGGACCCGCACCACGTGGGGTCCGGCACGACGGAGGAGTACCAGTCGGACGGTATGACCCGCCCGTCCGGGAGCACATGCTTCTCCGGACCGGAGGCCGGGTCGAGACCTGCCCTCCACAGCGACCGGGCGCACCTCACGTTCTCGCGCTGCACACCGGCCCGCACCTCGGTGAAGTGGAGATGCCCCTGGGCGAGCGCGAGACCCGCCGCGAACAGCTCCGCTCCGAGCCCCCCGGCCCCGGTAGGAGGGGGCCAGGTAGCCGCCCAGCTCGCAGAGGTCGGGCGACTCCGGGGTCAGCCACAAGATCCCGGCGGGCAGGCCGTTATCGGGATCGACCGCCACCATCCCCGTCGGCACGCACCGGCTCGGCAGCCCGAACCGGGCACGTCCCCTGCCCGGCGGGGCCGACAGCAGGCGGTCGCGCTCCTCCCCGGCGACCAGGTCCTCCCGCTTCCAGCCGAGCCAGCGCTGCGCCTCCGGATCACGGCGGCGGCCGCGGCGAGCGGCAGGTCCGCCACCGTCAGGGAGCGCAACGCCAGCCCCGGCGTGGTGATCACATGGCGGCCGCCGGAGCATCTCCGGGCGAATCTCTTCGGCCTGGGCATACCGGAATGCGCCTCCCTTTCACCACGAGTCCGCCGTGAGGCAAGGTAGCGGTATGCGCCCCCGGGCGGGCACCGGCCAGTCCGGCCGCTCCGGCGGGGCCCGGGTCGACAGCCCGACTCCCGGAGCGCGAAGATCGACTAGGCGTCCCGGGGGGTCGGGGCCGTCCAGGCAAGGGACCCCGCGACGGGCTCCGGGCAAGGGGGAGGGCATCGATGGCGATCATTGCGCAGTTGAGCGACATCCACCTCGCGGCCGGCCGCGACGGCCGGGTGGACGACGGCTCCGGACCGGTCCGCGCCCTGCGCGCCGCCGTGTCGAGCCTGCTCTCCCTGCCCGCGCGCCCCGACGCGGTCGTCCTCACCGGGGACCTCGCCGACGGGGGCCGGCCCGCCGAGTACGAGCGGCTCCACGCCCTGCTGTCCCCGCTTCCCATGGCCGTGTTCCCGATGCCCGGCAACCACGACGACCGCGACGAGATGCGCAGGGTCTTCAACGACCACCCGGCGGTGGCGGCGAGCGGGCTCACCCCCCAGGCCCCCGTCCAGTACGCCGTCGACGTGGCGGGCGTCCGGCTCGTCTGCTGCGACACCACGGTGGACGGGCACCCCCACGGGCACATGAGCCGGGAACGCCTCGCCTGGCTCGACGAGACGCTCTCCGCCGCCCCCGACACGCCGACGGTCGTGGCCACCCACCACCCGCCGTTCCCCATCGGGATCCGCTTCATCGACGAGATGCGCTTCGTCGACCCCGCCGGGTTCGCCTCGGTGATCTCGAAGCACCCGCAGGTGGTGCGGGTGATCTCCGGGCACGTGCACCGGGGCGCGGTCGGATCGCTGGCCGGGATCGTCAGCACCACCTGCCCCAGCACCTACCGGCAGCTGTTCCTCGACCTGACCCAGCCCGGCCGGGCCGCCGTCACCGGGGAACCCGCCGGGTTCGCCATCCACCTCGTCGAGAACGACGGAACGGCCACGACGCACTTCGTCCCCACGGGCAACTACCGGCCGCTGATGGACGTGGAATGACCGGGCCGGTCCCGTGAGGGCCCCGCGTCCGAACGCTCGTCCGGCCGCGCGTCAGCCGGAACGCCGGCCGCCGAAGATCGAACCGATGAGCAGCATCGCGCCCCAGGGGCCCGCCACCCAGATCCACCACGGATAGACCCAGCCGGTCGTGAGCACGATGATCAGCCAGACCGTGAAGTTGATGCCGCTGACCGACGCCCACGCCGCCCACATCGTCCCGGCGGTACTGTCCGGGAGCGACGCGGCGCTCGCCCCCGCGAGCTCGGTGCTCTTCGGCTGCGACGCCGGGACGGGAAGCTGGTAGAGGTCCTCTTCCGGCAGGTCGGAGGTGATCTCCTGGAGCTGCCCGAGGGTCTTGGCCGAGTACACCGCCTCCAGCCGCTCGTGCAGCTCGTCCACGGTGATCCTGCCCTCGCCGCAGTGCTCGCGCAGGCTCGCCGCCACCCGGTCACGGTCGGCGTCCGATGCCCGGATGTCAGGGTTCGGCGCCATCTTTCCTCCGCTCAGCCGAAAGCCTCACCTCCCATTATGGAGGGAGGTATCAGGAGAGACGCGCCGCGGAGAGCGCTGATTCCCGCCCTGGCCGGACTACTTCTCCGAACTCAGGGCGTAGGCCTTGGCGCCGAGCTCGGCGAACCACTCCCGGCCCTCGTCCAGCGCCGTCAGGACGCGGGGGCCCTCCGGCGTCACCGCGAACGTGTGCTCGAAGTGCGCGGAGGACCGGCCGTCGAGCGTGACGACCGTCCAGCCGTCGTCCAGCTCCACGGTCTCCTTCGTGCCGAGGTTCACCATCGGCTCGATCGCGAAGCACATCCCCGGCTCCAGCACCGGACCGCGCCCGGGCGCCCCGTGGTTCGGGACGAGCGGGTCCATGTGCATCTCGGTGCCGATGCCGTGCCCCCCGTAGCCCTCAACGATGCCGTAGGAGCCCTGAGAGCGAACGTAAGCCTCGATCGCGTGCGAGATGTCGGTGAGCCTGGCCCCGGCCTGCCCGGCCGCCAGACCGTGCCACAGGGACGTCTCGGTCACCTCCAGGAGCCGCCGCTCCTCCGCGGTGATCTCCCCCACCGGGACGGTGATCGCCGCGTCGCCGTGCCAGCCCTCGACGATCGCGCCGCAGTCGATCGACAGGACGTCGCCGTCCCGCAGCACCTTCCCGGCCCGCGGGATGCCGTGCACGATCTCCTCGTTGACCGACGCGCAGATCGTCCCGGTGAAGCCGTAGTAGCCCTTGAAGGACGGGACGCCGCCGTTGTCGCGGATGTGCTCCTCCGCGATCCGGTCCAGGTCCAGGGTGGTGATCCCCGGCCTGACCGCCTCGCGCAGGACCTCCAGGGTCCGGCCGACGAGCAGCCCGGCCGCCCGCATCAACTCGATCTGCTCCGCGGTCTTCACCTGGATCGCGGGCCTACGCCGTTTGAACATCATCGTCCTGTGTCGGTTGCGGTCACGGCCCGCCGCGCTCACCGGGGGTCGCACCACGGCCATGCCTGGGCGGGCGCGCGTTCCGCGACTCCGGCGAGGCTCGCCACCGGCGGCGCCGCGCGGGGGTCGCGCGCCCGCGTACGGGGCCCGGGCCTCGCTGCCAGGTTACGTGCTCGCGTGCACCGCCCCGGCCGCCGCGGAGCGCGCACCCCGGGTCATCTCTCCAGGGGCCGGAGCGCCGCGAGGGCGCGCTTGGTGACCTCCTCGACCGGACCGGTCGCGTCGATGCCGACCAGGATGCCCTCGTCCGCGTAGAACTGCACCAGCGGGGCGGTCTCCTGCCGGTAGACCTCCAGGCGGTGCATGACGACCTCTTCCTTGTCGTCGTCGCGCTGGAACAGGTGCCCGCCGCAGTCGTCGCAGATGTCGTCCTGCTTGTCGTCGAAGTCGACGTGCCAGATGCGGCCGCAGCGGTCGCACGTGCGCCGCCCCGACAACCGCCGGACGACCTCGTCCTCGTCCACGACGAGCTCCAACACGACGTCGAGCCGCGTGTCCCACTCGGAGAGGATCTTCTTCAGCGTCTCCGCCTGCGGGACGTTGCGGGGGAACCCGTCCAGGAGGAACCCGTGACGGGCGTCGTCCTCCGCGAGGCGGTCGCGCACCATCGCGATCGTGATCTCGTCGGGCACCAGGTCGCCGCGGTCCATGTACTGCTTGGCCTGCCGGCCGAGCTCCGTCCCGCCGCTCACGTTCGCGCGGAAGATGTCACCTGTCGAGATCTTCGGGATGGACAGATGAGAAGCGATGTACTGGGCCTGCGTCCCCTTGCCCGCACCGGGGGGCCCTACCAGGACGATACGCACTACCGCAGGAAACCCTCGTAGTTGCGCTGCTGCAGCTGACTTTCGATCTGCTTCACGGTATCCAGTCCGACGCCGACGATGATGAGGATGCTCGCGCCGCCGAAGGGGAACTCCTGGGTCGCGTTCAGGAGTGCGAACGCCACCATCGGAATCAGGGACACGAGCCCCAGGTACAGCGCACCGGGTGTGGTGATCCTGGTCAGCACGTAATCGAGGTATTCGGCAGTCGGCCGACCAGGTCGGATACCTGGGATGAAACCACCATACTTCTTCATGTTGTCGGCGACTTCAGTGGGGTTGAAGGTAATCGCGACGTAGAAGTAGGTGAAGAAGATGATGAACCCGAAGTACACCACCATGTGCCAGGCGTTGTCCTGCTGGAGGTAGGGCTGGAGCTTCTGGAGCCACTTGGTCTCGGGCCACAGCTGCGTCGCCAGGACGGGCAGGTAGAGCAGCGACGACGCGAAGATGATCGGGATGATCCCGGCCTGGTTGACCTTCAGCGGGATGTAGGTCGAGGTGCCGCCGTACATGCGCCGGCCCACCATCCGCTTGGCGTACTGGACGGGGATGCGCCGCTGCGCCTGCTCGACGAACACGACACCGGCCATGATCGCCAGGCCGACGATCAGCACCACCGCGAAGATGAAGCCGCCCTTGGCCTTGAAGATGCTCCAGAACTGGGCCGGGAAGACCGCCACGACCTGCGTGAAGATCAGCAGCGACATGCCGTTGCCGACGCCCCGGTCGGTGATCAGCTCGCCCAGCCACATGATGACCGTCGTGCCGGCCACCATGACGATCACCATCGTGATGATCGGGAAGAGACCCGTGTCGTAGAGGATGTCGTTCGCGCCGGACACGCCCTGGAACAGCTGCCCGGTGCTCGCCATCGCCACGATGCCGGTCGCCTGGAGGATCGCCAGCCCGACCGTCAGGTAACGGGTGTACTGGGTGATCTTCGTGGTCCCGGCCTGGCCCTCCTTCTTCAGGGCCTCCAGCCTGGGGATCACCACCGTGAGCAACTGGAGGATGATGCTCGCCGTGATGTAGGGCATGATGCCCAGCGCGAAGACCGACAGCTGCAGCAGCGCACCGCCGCTGAACAGGTCGACAAGACCGTAGAGCTGGTTGCTCTCCTTGGCCGCGTCGGCGGTCTCCTTGAGCACGCTGACGTTCACGTTGGGGGTCGGCACCACCGAGCCGACCCGGAACACCAGGATGATGAACAACGTGAACAGCAGCTTTTTACGCAGGTCAGGCGTACGGAAAGCCCGAGCGAACGCGGTCAGCACCATTCCTCCTGCGTTACTGGCATGTTCATGGCCGCCGAGGGGCCGGTTACAGGTCCGTGAGTCCTGGCGGAGGATACCGGGTGCGAAACCGGAGTGCGGAATCTCACGCCGATCGCCTCCGCCCGTGTGACTCTAACAGCAGATGACACCGGGGCCGCCTCGCCCGCGGTGGGGACCTCACGGCCCCCGGCGCAAGGCGAAGACGGCCCCGGCATCGTCGTATCTCTTCTTACAGCTCGTCGGCGGTTCCGCCGGCGGCGGCGATCTTCTCCTTGGCGGACCCGGAGAAGGCGTGCGCCTTCACCTGGACCGCGACGGAGATCTCGCCCGTGCCGAGGATCTTCACCGGACGGCCGCGGCGCACCGCGCCCCTGGCCGCCAGGTCCTCGGCGGTGACCTCGCCGCCCTCCGGGTAGAGTTCGGCGATCCGGTCCAGGTTCACGACCTGGTACTCCACCTTGTTCGGGTTCTTGAAGCCCTTGAGCTTCGGAACCCGGCGGATCAGCGGCATCTGGCCGCCCTCGAACCCGACGGGCACGGTGGCGCGCGCCTTGGTGCCCTTGGTGCCGCGGCCCGCGGTCTTGCCCTTGGACGCCTCGCCGCGACCCTTGCGGATCTTGCGGCGGTTCGAACCGGGAGCGGGACGCAGGTCGTGCACCTTCAGCGGACCCCCGCCGGTGCCGGCGGACTCGTCCTTCTCGAGATCAGCCGCCATGTCAGTCGACCTCCTCGACGGCGACGAGGTGCGCCACCGTCCGGATCATGCCGCGCACCTCGGGCCGGTCCTCCCGGACCACGCTCTGCCCGATCTTCTTCAGGCCGAGGGTGCGCAGCGTGTCACGCTGGTTCTGCTTCTCGCTGATCACGGACTTGGTCTGCGTGATCTTCAGGTTGCTCATGTGCTCGCGACCTCCGGCCTCGGCTCGGTGCCCGCCGCACGGGCGCGCAGCATCGCCGCCGGGGCGACGTCCTCCAGCGGGAGGCCGCGCTTGGCCGCGATCTCCTCGGGACGCTTCAGCGACTTCAGACCCGCGATCGTCGCGTGCACGATGTTGATCGGGTTGTCGCTGCCCAGCGACTTGCTCAGCACGTCCTGGATGCCGGCGGCCTCCAGCACCGCGCGCACCGGGCCACCCGCGATCACACCGGTACCGGGGCTCGCCGGACGCAGCAGGACCTCGCCCGCCGCGTCCCGCGCCTGCACCAGGTGCGGGATGGTGCCCTGGATCCGCGGCACCTTGAAGAAGTGCTTCTTGGCCTCCTCGACGCCCTTGGCGATCGCCGCGGGCACCTCCTTGGCCTTGCCGTAGCCGACGCCGACGGTGCCGTTGCCGTCACCGACGATCACCAGGGCGGTGAAGCTGAAGCGACGCCCGCCCTTGACGACCTTGGCGACCCGGTTGATCGCCACGACCTTCTCGATGTACGACTGGCCCTTGTCGGCGCCACCGCGGCGGTCGTCGCGGCGATCGCGACGGTCGCCACCCTGACCGCCGCCACGCCTCTGCGCTGCCATCAGTGGTTCCTCTCGTGTATCCGCCGAGCGGAGCTCGTCTCTTGACTCGTGCTGGGTGAGGCCTGGACCGTCATCAGACTTGCAGGCCCCCTTCGCGCGCACCCTCCGCGACGGCGGCGATGCGGCCGTGGTACTTGTTGCCACCGCGGTCGAACACGACCGAGGTGATGCCGGCGTCCAGGGCCCGGCGCGCGATGAGCTCGCCGACCTTGCGGGACTTGGCCGTCTTGTCGCCGGTGTCGGCGCGCAGGTCCGCCTCCATCGTCGACGCGCTGACCAGCGTGTGGCCCTTGTCGTCGTCGATGACCTGGACGAACACGTGCCGGTTGGAGCGGGTCACGACCAGGCGAGGCCGCTCGGCCGTGCCGAGGACCTTCTTCCGGACCCGCAGATGCCGGCGCCTGCGCTGCAGCGTGCGACGGCTCGTGGCCTTTCTGGCCAGGGTCTTCGTGCCTGCCATGACTACTTACCAGCCTTTCCGACCTTGCGGCGGACGTACTCACCCTCGTACCGCACGCCCTTGCCCTTGTACGGGTCGGGCCGGCGCAGCTTGCGGATGTTCGCGGCGACCTCGCCGACCTTCTGCTTGTCGATGCCCTCGACGACCAGCTGGGTCGGCTTCTCCACCTTGAACGTGATGCCCTCGGGGGGCTCGACGGTGATCGGGTGGCTGTAGCCGAGCGAGAACTCGAGGTTCTTGCCCTTGGCCACCACGCGGTAACCGACGCCCTGGATCTCCAGGGTCTTCTTGAAGCCCTCGGTGACCCCGACGACCATGTTGTTGATCAGGGTCCGGGTGAGCCCGTGCAGACCGCGCACCTTGTTGATGTCGTTGGGCCGGCGCACGACCACCTTGCCGTCCTCGAGGTTGACCTCGATGGGCTCGGCGACCGTGTGGGACAGCGTGCCCTTCGGCCCCTTGACGGTGACCTCACGGCCGTCGATGCTGACCTCGACACCGCTGGGCACGGTGATGGGATTGCGTCCGATTCGAGACATTGGTCAGAGCCCTCCCCTCACCACACGTAGGCGAGGACTTCTCCGCCCACGCCGCGCTTGCTGGCCTGCCGGTCGGTCATCAGGCCGGAGGACGTCGAGATGATCGCGACGCCCAGCCCGCCGAGCACCTTGGGCAGGTTGTCCTTCTTCGCGTACACGCGCAGACCCGGCTTCGAAACACGCTTGATGCCCGCGATCGAGCGCTCCCGGGTCGGGCCGAACTTCAGCTCGATCACGAGCTTCTTGCCGACCTCGGCGTCCTCCACGGACCACCCCGAGATGTAGCCCTCCTGCTGGAGGATCTCGGCGATGTGCGCCTTGATCTTCGAGTACGGCATCGACACGGTGTCGTGGTATGCCGAATTCGCGTTGCGCAGACGCGTCAGCATGTCTGCGATCGGGTCGGTCATCGTCATGGCCTGCTGGCCCTCCTCGCCGCGGTTTCCCGGGATCGCCGATCCCTGGACCTTCGGCGTGGTCAAGGGGCACCCTCTCCGGGTGCCCGGTCGGTCATTACTGGCGGTGCCCGTCCCCGGGAGCCCGTCCCGGGGAGGCGGTCACCAGCTGGACTTCGTGATGCCGGGCAGCTCGCCGCGGTGAGCCATCTCCCGGAAGCACACGCGGCACAGCCCGAACTTCCGGTAGACGGAGCGCGGACGCCCGCAGCGCGAGCATCGCGTGTACGCGCGCACCTTGAACTTCGGCTTCCGCGCCGCCTTGGCGATCAGCGACTTCTTCGCCATGCTCTCCTCGCTCAGCTTTCCTTGAAGGGGAAGCCCAGGAGCTTGAGCAGCGCCCGGCCCTCGTCGTCGTTCTTCGCGGTGGTCACGATCGTGATGTCCATGCCCCGCTGACGGTCGACCTTGTCGGGGTCCACCTCGTGGAACATGACCTGCTCGGTCAGCCCGAAGGTGTAGTTGCCGTTGCCGTCGAACTGCCGCGGCGACAGGCCGCGGAAGTCGCGGATGCGGGGCAGCGCCGTCGACAGCAGCCGGTCCAGGAACTCCCACATCCGGTCGCCGCGCAGCGTGACGTGCGCGCCGATCGGCATGCCCTCGCGCAGCTTGAACTGCGCGATGGACTTGCGGGCCCGGTTCACGGCCGGCTTCTGCCCGGTGATCATGGACAGGTCGCGGATCGCGCCCTCGATGAGCTTGGCGTCCCTGGCCGCGTCGCCGACGCCCATGTTGACCACGATCTTGGTCAGCGTGGGGATCTGCATGACGTTGGCGTAGCCGAACTGCTCGCGCATCTGCCCCGCGATCTCCTCGCGGTAGCGGAGCTTGAGCCGCGGCTGCGGCACGGGA
The sequence above is drawn from the Actinomadura hallensis genome and encodes:
- the rpsH gene encoding 30S ribosomal protein S8, which produces MTMTDPIADMLTRLRNANSAYHDTVSMPYSKIKAHIAEILQQEGYISGWSVEDAEVGKKLVIELKFGPTRERSIAGIKRVSKPGLRVYAKKDNLPKVLGGLGVAIISTSSGLMTDRQASKRGVGGEVLAYVW
- a CDS encoding type Z 30S ribosomal protein S14 gives rise to the protein MAKKSLIAKAARKPKFKVRAYTRCSRCGRPRSVYRKFGLCRVCFREMAHRGELPGITKSSW
- the rplE gene encoding 50S ribosomal protein L5, whose product is MTDTVTERPVPQPRLKLRYREEIAGQMREQFGYANVMQIPTLTKIVVNMGVGDAARDAKLIEGAIRDLSMITGQKPAVNRARKSIAQFKLREGMPIGAHVTLRGDRMWEFLDRLLSTALPRIRDFRGLSPRQFDGNGNYTFGLTEQVMFHEVDPDKVDRQRGMDITIVTTAKNDDEGRALLKLLGFPFKES